From a single Arachis hypogaea cultivar Tifrunner chromosome 3, arahy.Tifrunner.gnm2.J5K5, whole genome shotgun sequence genomic region:
- the LOC112773230 gene encoding uncharacterized protein translates to MKVVVENLTGTLFYVQVKNDATIHDLKREIEAQQKLPFERLILVVDADHSPLMSKEEEERVSLAEYGVQDGSHVYLFLNPVDDNNNNNNNHPTDQVIFNLPDVFIGQTN, encoded by the coding sequence ATGAAGGTGGTGGTAGAAAATTTGACAGGAACATTGTTCTATGTCCAAGTGAAAAATGATGCCACGATTCACGATCTAAAGAGAGAAATTGAAGCCCAACAGAAGCTACCTTTTGAACGTTTAATCCTTGTTGTCGATGCTGATCATAgccctttgatgagcaaagaggaagaagaaagagtttCTCTTGCTGAATATGGAGTCCAAGATGGATCTCACGTATACCTTTTTCTCAACCCtgttgatgataataataataataacaataatcatcCTACTGATCAAGTCATATTCAATTTACCAGATGTTTTTATTGGTCAAACCAATTAA